The Coffea arabica cultivar ET-39 chromosome 9c, Coffea Arabica ET-39 HiFi, whole genome shotgun sequence nucleotide sequence TCTATGTCAAATGAGGTGATTTTCATTTAAAGACGTCATGCCATTTCATCTAGGTGGTCCATTTTGATGTTAGTTGTGGAATTACCTAACTGttatgcttgagaagtggatgGAATTAGCTAACATTTTATGATGAACTTTCAATTTCTTAGGGACTATCTTGTCCAtttaatgttcttttttttattcttctgtGTGTCTTTCATTTGTTTGCATTTGAGGGGAAAGGGGTTGGTGATGATGAAGCTGCCTGTTTGTTTGTACATTGGGATGCTTGGACAGGTTTTACATGCTAAGTCATGCATCTTTGGCTTGGCTGTGATAATGCCATGTTGTGAACTAGGATGTTGGTTTCTTCTTCATGATCTGTTCTGGATTTCATTGCTATATTAGGCTTTTAGCATCACAATCTTGACTATTAGAAACACCAAATAAGTGTGACCGTTCAGCTTAATAGTTTTTCTGATTTCTTGTTTATAGGGCTGTTGCCAAGTATCTCCAAACAGTGTTTGTAAAAGAGGCAGAATGCGGTAAGAAGGCTTTTCCCATGGACAATCTGTTGATTGGTAAAACCCGCAAGGAGGCGTCAAGGATGTTTTTTGAGACTTTGGTATGTTAGTTGTTTGTTTGATGCTtagtttaaaatattttattgcaTTCAAACTTCACTACTTTATTATacccattttttttcaattttgttttattgacACAGAATTATGGGAACAATTGAATCAGCTTTAGTCTATTATTCAAGTATTCAGTTAGACATATGTTGTTCTCTGAGCTTTACTCAGCCTGACTCGATTCTCCTGCAAATGATACATGTCATTTATCCAAATTCACaacataaataaccacaactaaaactaaataaaaaaaatcttttgttgTTGGCTGCATCTACAGAGGTTTATGTATATACATGTATTTGCTATTTGATACATGGTGCTGTCTTTGTGCATGACGTTTCTTCTATGCCAGCCTTCTTAGGACTTTCTTTCCAATCCACCGACCTTGTAACTAAACAGCAATTTTCTTGCTTCTCTCGTACTGCATTTAAAGCTTAATAGTTTTTCTTTATTCCCCATTTCTTTTGTTCTGATTTTGCCATGTTTTCTAACATGTTCATCGTCTGAACatttattcttttaattttttttttttgggttactCTAAAATCCTTGCAGGTTCTTAAAACAAGAGATTACATCCATGTAGAACAGGAGCGACCCTTTGGTAACGTTACCTTAAAGCCTCGGACAAAGCTTTTTAAATCAGACTACTGAGATCCGAAATTCTAGATATCGGAGACTGGAATAATAGATGAAAAGGAGGGTATATGTACTTTCGTAGGCAGCGGGCAGCTTAATTTGATTTGATGGGGGTTTATTCTTACTTCATTCTTTTCATGTTTAAAAAGATGTAGTAGTTTATAGTTTAGGTAGTCCTAACAGTTGGGGCTTGTAGAACATCAGTGCAAGAGGGACAACAGCAATTAGGTGTATATATCATCATGTAAAATTAGTCTTCCTGCTAATTATATATGTTATGCCAATGGAAATTCCGTTTTTGCTCTTCCTGTCTTCTGTGCCCGGAAATTGTGTTTAGCATTCAAATCACATCATATTCAGGGCTTCTGCTATTTCGCTGTATCTGTTTTGATCGATCACTTGCTTGAGGCTGGGTTGTGGTAAGAGGGTTCCACAGTTGATTGCTAGATATGGCGGAATCAAGACCTTACGGTGAGGGGGTAAATCTCCGACAACATGTCTCTCCTCTTTTCTAAGTTTAATAAGCTTTCGAGTACATATTATACTTGAATTTAGAAGTGAAAAATGATCTATTGTGGATGGTTTCCAGTCTCTGGTCCAAGCAGAATTGTTATCTTCATGTGTAATGGCAGAATTGTTATCTTcgtttggattgccatttttcaaagaaaaattgttacGTTTTTTGTGACCACAtgtttcaatcatctttttatctagttatagtaatttttttacaaaaaattcagaaaaatgcaatccaaacaagggaGTCAAAAGGATTGCATCGTAGTTGGAGATTATTGCAGGTTGAGCAAATATCAGTAAAGATTACAACCAAAGAGCAATATAACATCAGCAAGAATTTGGTGTAAATGGTAAGACAAatcaagaggaagaaaaaaaaaaacctacatTAACAACCACCTCGCTTTGTGAGTTCAATGAGGCGCACCATTCTCGGTGATATAAATAGCAGTATTATTGTGTCTGCTCGCCATGTAATTGAGAAGTTTCCATATGCCCCAAGGAACAACATATAGCCATGGTGATGCTGCCTGTACGTACAAGGATATTGTCCAAAACATGTTGTTGCTTGTATATATGTCCATCCAAAACAagtaaagaatgaaaaaaaaaaagaagtgtaGCAGAAATATCCCATGCCTTCTCACCAATCACTTCGCCTCCTTCCCATTCAGCTATTAGCccaaagaaaaacagaaaagaatTATGGCCGCGAGGGAATACAAGGGGTAATAAATAAATAGCATTTTGAGACATTAACTTGTGTTACACATGCATCTCACCAATTCTTTCCATCCCCTGGACTCTATAGAAGACATCGTTGTCTTCACTGTTGGTCTCTGCATCAACAATAAACCTTGTGGTATAATGGTTTAAACCAACAAAGTCCAGTGAATTTCTAAGCAGCTCTTtatccttctgagaaaattctGGAAGCTTTTCTCCAAGTCTTTCTCGCATTGTTTCTGGATAATCTCCATAAAATATAGGATCCAAGTACCTAACAAAGATGTTTAGAAATAATCGAAATTGACTATTAATCTCATCCAGTTTGCATTTTGCAAAGCAAGTTTGCTGGCAGGATCGTATACTTCCTCCCTCTCTGACAACGCCTCTGCCCATTCACAATCCAACGCTATGCCTATTTGTCCTCCTTGCTTGTCCTGTGAGAAAAATTAGTGACATGGCCATTATATTTATAACTGACAATAACGTAATGTTATGACTTTGAAACTGATTCTACTGCCAACTTTAACATTGGAAGATATTCACAAGAAAGGAGAATGCAGACATCAGTGTCAAACTTCTTGTGATATGAGTACTTCGAAAAATGATCACCCTGTCGTGAAGTATGGAATGCTACCCTTAGCCAGGTCTCAAGAAACTGCAAATCCATGCCTTGAATTTGTTTCTGTATATGGAGACAGCTTCAGCATGAGCCAATAGCTGGTGATGTGCTGCCAATAATGGCTCAGATAAAGAATGATCATGCCTTCCTGGTGCATTTATGCCAGTACAATATCCATTAATTGCAGTTTGACGTGGCTCATTGATGGTAATCCACTTCTTGACTCTGTCGCTGAATCTTGTAAAGCAAGTTTCTGCATAGATGGCAAAATATTTTCTGCCCAAAAAGTGAAATCACATTGTTCAATATGCTAGAAGATGAATCCTCAAAGCAAGCCGGGGATTTTATTCAGTGAATATGTACAGGATAGAAAAGGAAAGTCTGGGCAGAACAAGAATGTTGTCCCTTTGTAACCTGATACATCATTTACTCAACAAATGGAGGTACACTTTTCATTCTGAGGTTATATTTCTGTTCCACCTTTGCCTTTCTACACCTTTTGGTTACAACTAACAAGAGCATCATGATGTATAAAAACATGTACAATTCTCCTAagaatatttatttaaaaagaaaaagagaaaaaaatttctatttagAAGCAGACACTTCTTGAAATATACTTGTtctaaatatttgaaaatttaaataaaatggaaagtaaaaggaagcaaaattcttttattttccacTTCTTGTTTTGAAACATGACATGGTATACCCTTTGCTGAAGGCCaaaaaaacttaaaagaaaagaaaagagctaAAACTAAGAGATCTTCTTTTCAGCGTTTATATCTTCGAATTAGTTGGGTTCTCCAATAGGGAATAGAAAACTGAGAGCATAATACTATGGAAATAGAAAACTGAGAACATACCCTTGCTGATAAAAGCATTAATTAGATTGTCATAGTGCATTATCCCTTCATCATTGACTATGGATCCCAGACCATCTGCAGTGACAAGGAAGACAAAGAAACCCAAGATAATGGTACCAATTAAGATGCAGTTCAAGGAGAGACAAGGAGATCTTAGCATTTGAGAAAACTTTTTAGGAATATCTGAAGGGTAGAGACAGGTGATTGAGGTAAAACTCTTCATGTCCTAGCAAGCATTATCTTCAGTAGAGTTGATGAAGCATGGAAGAGGAACCAATCTAGAGTTTGGAAAGGACAATGGTGAAACCTAACATCTTCTCAAAAGGATACAAGTTGGAAGCAAAAGAGATAGATGGTCAGCATTCATGACCTTATAATCTACTATGCTTCAGTGTATCTTACATAATATGCCAAGAGTAAGTGAATGTGGAAGACTGATAGTGGTAGGTGATGTAGAATATTCCTtcagttatttttgttttttgatgaATTGATCTTTTCATTGTCTAATTATCCTTTCCAACTAACACAGAAAATCACATATCCTTGGTGTTATATATAAAGAAAGCATCAAGAAGAACATAGAGCAGCACCCTGGTCATTCCAGAATCAACAAGCATTTATGCATAATGAAACCTACTCTAGCCCCTGCAGTGGTTGAGATTTACCAGGAAAGATTCTTGTCCATGATATGGAAAAGCGATATGCCTTAAAACCCAGCTTGGTTATGAGTTCAATATCTTCCTGATATCAGacaaattaatcaaatttcatGACTAAAAGCTGTGCACTTTGGCATCCATGCTTCATTAGACACTAAAAAAAAAGTTcgaaagcaataaaagggaaataaaaaaaaaaaaaaaaaaaacagatgcATTGTAACGGTGATATTGGTCGGCACCAACATCTCCATTGCTTCCATCACAAATATTGCCTAAGCAGCAGGATAAACTGAAGAGgtgaatttcatttttccttccagttacaataataacaataacaagGGATCATAGTAATAATTAAAAAACCTGGTGTATGGGAAAAATCATCCCAGATGCTAGGACCCCTACCTCCCTCATTGCTCCCTCCTTCCACCTATTCatcaatcaaaataaaaataataataaaaaaaactttCTTTTCAGTAACCTTCTTTCTTGTAAGTCAATACTACTGCTTACAGAAAACCAACATGCATGAGAAAATGCCGGTGAAATTCTTTTCTCTGCTGGTCTGAGATGAACTCGAGACAATTTTTGTACAAGTTACTTAAAGCCCAGTTGCAGAAAACCTCAAGAATTCAGTGAATAGAACAAGAAATCTAATAAGAGTTGGGACAGGGCTACGTTAAGGAGGGTGACCTGGTAAGCGGAAGTTGCAATGCCGAAGACGAAGACTGGAGGGAAAtcagaagaagagaggaaaggcTGTTTGGACTGGTAAATAGTCTTCCGTTCGTCTTCTATCGCTCTTTTTCTTCTCTAATTCAACACCTCTGATTAAACTAGTAATTGCAATAGCAGCAGGAgtgatttcttttgtttggtTTGCTGCTGCATGTGCATTTTCATTGTTCTCCATTTTCCACTTCCACAGTATTGTTAGTCATTTCGTCCGAGTCAAAATCGGAATGGAGGGATTGGTACGATGCCAATCTCCAAATCGTGGATAATCTTATATTCGTGGCGACGCGCTCTCTTACTCATTTTATTTGAATCCGTGATGCATGAAATTTGTTAAAATATTCGAATCTACCTGGagtaatattattttaaattgtgtcttttatagtattttttatttttagtaatttttaatacttttaaaaaacttttgtgTACTTTAAAGTCATCTAATATCTAATCGATGTGTCACGACAGATGTGAAATAATTGCAATTGCAATGTGATCTCGACTCGCGATGACGAACCATGTTTCACACACAGAATCACATAATAGACTCTCTACGatacaaaagaatatttcaCACACAGAATCACATAATAAACTCTCTACGATACAAAAGAGAGTAGAGAGACGGGAAGGAGGGCTGGGGTCAATCAATACCCCAtagtccaaaatatattcctcACTCAGTTGCTACTTATCATTTGGGCGCACCTCTTATGTTATGTTAGACGACCCAATCCAATCTATATCGGACCTTCTCCTCCCTGCTTGCAAAGCAGAAAGGTGCTATTGATTTAAGATTGTCTGCATAAGAATCTTGAAAGCCCACTCAATTCACAGCTGAA carries:
- the LOC113709074 gene encoding beta-glucosidase 42-like gives rise to the protein MTNNTVERRKRAIEDERKTIYQSKQPFLSSSDFPPVFVFGIATSAYQVEGGSNEGGRGPSIWDDFSHTPGNICDGSNGDVGADQYHRYNASEDIELITKLGFKAYRFSISWTRIFPGKSQPLQGLEVLLYDMKSFTSITCLYPSDIPKKFSQMLRSPCLSLNCILIGTIILGFFVFLVTADGLGSIVNDEGIMHYDNLINAFISKVVTKRCRKAKVEQKYNLRMKSVPPFVEKYFAIYAETCFTRFSDRVKKWITINEPRQTAINGYCTGINAPGRHDHSLSEPLLAAHHQLLAHAEAVSIYRNKFKDKQGGQIGIALDCEWAEALSEREEVYDPASKLALYLDPIFYGDYPETMRERLGEKLPEFSQKDKELLRNSLDFVGLNHYTTRFIVDAETNSEDNDVFYRVQGMERIAEWEGGEVIGEKAASPWLYVVPWGIWKLLNYMASRHNNTAIYITENGAPH